From the genome of Legionella beliardensis:
TTTTCTCTTAAATTAGTTAAACGTGCAGGAACATTCTTTTGATAAAAAAATTCACTAGGCTGTGGCTCAAAAATTAAAACAACCATAGGGAGCCTAAATCGCAAAGATTGTATTTTAAGTTGCGCTAGTAGCGCTTGGTGTCCTAAATGCACACCGTCAAAATTTCCTATAGTCGCTACGGTACCTGCTTTAAAAGCAGCCGCAGGATTTAAGCCACGCAACAGCTTCATATCATCTTTAAATAATAAAAAAAAGAATTATACCTAGTTTAAGTAAGTTTGCGAAATATAGTTTCGTTTAAATTCATTTCAATTAAATTTGAATGCCATCAGTAGGAACCTTCGTCATGTGAACGTGAAGCAATCTAGAAGGTTGCGCCTCCTAAGCTCAACCTGGGTTGCTTCGCTTTGCGAGCAAAGATGGGCAAACTCTAGAAAAGTCGTCATTGCTTCACCTTCACATAGGTGAAGCAATCTAGAATGGTTTGTTTTTTTAGGATTACTGAGTTTAAGGTCGATCGTCAATTTCGCGGCGCTGGGAAGGAAGAAAATCTTTTCTATCTAAACCCATACCAACGGCTAATGCGCCAGCGACATAAATAGAAGAGTATGTTCCTATAACAATACCAATTATCAGAGCCAGTGAAAAACCACGGATTGTCTCACCACCATAAACAAAAAGCGCGACCACTACAAATAACGTCAATAGCGAGGTCATGATAGTTCTTGATAGCGTTTGGTTGATAGAGATATTCATGATATCTAAAGGTTCAGCACGGCGAATTTTAACAAAATTTTCTCTAACTCGGTCAAATACAACAATTGTATCATTTAGAGAATAGCCAATTACGGCTAATAATCCAGCTAAAGCTTTTAAATCAAATTCAATATTAAACAGAGCAAATATACCAAGTATTAATATGGGGTCATGAATTAAAGCAACCGCGGAACTAACCGCCAGCCGGTACTCAAAGCGCATAGCAATATAAATCATTGTTCCTAGTAAGGAAACAATAATCGCTAGAGCACCTTTAGTAGCTAATTCTTCACCTACTTGCGGACCTACAAAGTCAACCCGTTGCTTAATAGCGCCAGGAGGTAAAGCACTCATTACCTTATCAACTAAGATACTTTGCTCTTGATTCATTCTTGGCGCAATACTAATTAAAACATCTTTAGACGTGCCATAACTAATAACTTGTGCTTCTTTAAATCCAGCTGTATACAAATTATCGCGAATCAATGTTAAATTCGCTGTATCTGGAAAAGAAACTTCAATTTGGGTGCCGCCCGTAAAATCAAGCCCCCACTTTAGTCCGTTAACTAATAAAGCTCCGATAGAAATAATAAAAATTAGGGCAGAAAATAGTGCTGTCCACTTTCTGGCCCCCATAAAATCTATTTTTGAATTTGGATTAAAAAATTCCATCTATGTCTCGCTTTAAATACCTATAGATAATTTCTTTACATTTCGCCCACCATAGTACCAATTTACTATAGCGCGAGTATACGTGATACTTGTCAACATTGAAGTCAATAAACCCAATGATAAAATAACTGCAAACCCACGCACAGGCCCTGTCCCGATAGCGAATAACACAATACCAACAATTAAGGTCGTGACATTAGCATCAATGATGGTTGAGAATGCCCTATCGTAGCCCGCGTATATTGCAGCCTGTGGCGACATGCCGTTACGTAGCTCTTCGCGTATTCGTTCGTAGATTAACACGTTAGCATCAACTGCCATCCCTACTGTCAATACAAATCCTGCAATACCTGGCAAGGTTAGCGTAGTACCAATGACAGATAATAATGCGCTTAGCAAAATAAGGTTTAAAAATAAACCAATGTTGGCAACAAGTCCAAAAAAACGATAGTAAACAAGCATTAATATCAAAATTAAGCCCATACCTACTTCTAAAGAGACTATGCCACGTTTTATATTTTCTTTACCAAGCGATGGCCCAACTGTGCGCTCTTCAACCGGGTAAATTACAGCCGGTAAAGCACCAGCACGTAGCAATAAAGCTAAGTTACTTGCCTCTTTAGCATCTGTAAGCCCTGTGATTTGGAAATTGTTGCCTAGTGCATTTTGAATCACTGGTGCACTAATGACACGTTCTTCACGATGGGTAACGCGTTTTGTAACGCCATTTACGGTTTGTAGACTAGCTTTTGTTTCCACAAAAACAATAGCCATACGCTTACCTATGTTTTCTCGAGTTATTTTAGTAAATAAGCTCTCGCCGCCTCCGCCGAGTTGAACCTGTAC
Proteins encoded in this window:
- the secF gene encoding protein translocase subunit SecF, producing MEFFNPNSKIDFMGARKWTALFSALIFIISIGALLVNGLKWGLDFTGGTQIEVSFPDTANLTLIRDNLYTAGFKEAQVISYGTSKDVLISIAPRMNQEQSILVDKVMSALPPGAIKQRVDFVGPQVGEELATKGALAIIVSLLGTMIYIAMRFEYRLAVSSAVALIHDPILILGIFALFNIEFDLKALAGLLAVIGYSLNDTIVVFDRVRENFVKIRRAEPLDIMNISINQTLSRTIMTSLLTLFVVVALFVYGGETIRGFSLALIIGIVIGTYSSIYVAGALAVGMGLDRKDFLPSQRREIDDRP